GACTGATATACTTTAGCGCCAATTAAATATAAACGTAAAAAAATTATTAAAAACGGTAAAGAAACTATCGAATTAACAATGAGCTTAAGAAGCGTATGGAATAAGGCTTATTATTGAGTTGAACCTGATTATGAATCTAATGCAAAAATAGTAAAAGAAATTGAAGATTGAAAGCAAGATTTATTGAATACAAATTTTAAACTTGAAAATGATAAAAAGCAATTAAAAATTAAATTAGAAAAATTAAAAATGGATACCAATAAAAAAATTAAATTTAGTAGTCAAGATAAACATGAAATTCTGAAAAATGAGTATAAGCAATTAGTAGCAATTGAAAAAAATAAATTAAAAAAACAAAAACAAGAGATCAATTTAAGGTTTAATTTTGGTGAAAGGTATTTAGGGGTTAATCGATTTGCAAAACAGTTGGCAGTTATTAATAACCCAAATAGTTTTATTGCAACAAGAGCAGGTGTTGCATCAGGATTCTATATTCTTGGTTATGGTATACTTAGAACAATCTTAGAAACACAGAGAAAACCAACTGAATACATGATTCCAAATCATGTTATAACAAACTTTTTGGTACTAGGTTTAATAATTTTAATAGGACTTGCAATTGTAGTTATTACACAATTCATAGTGCCATATAAATGAAGGGAAGCAGGATGATTATATGAAAAAACATACTAATGACAATTTAAAAGATATTTTGATTATTGGTGGTGGACCAGCAGGCCTTACTGCTGGAGTTTACGCAGCTAGATCTGGAATGAAAACAATTATTCTAGAAAAAGAAGCTCCTGGGGGTAAAATGGTAAAAACAGATACTATTGAAAACTATCCAGGATTTGATTCTATAAAGGGACCTGATTTAGCACTAAAAATGTATATGCAAGTGATAAATTTGGGAGCAGAATTTGTTTATGATGAAGTAGTTAAAATTGAAAAACAAGATGACTTTTTTGTTGTGTCAACAAGAAGTGGTCAAACTATTGAAGCTTTGAGCGTGATTATTGCAACAGGTACTTTGGAAAATAAATTGGGTATTCCTGGAGAAGAAGAATTATATGGGAAAGGCGTTAGTTACTGTGCTGTTTGTGACGGAGCATTTCATAAGGGAAATCCAGTTGCAATTGTTGGTGGTGGATATTCTGCAGTAGAAGAGGGTATATACTTAAGCAAGTTTGTAAGTAAATTATATGTCATTGTTAGAAAAGATCACTTTAGAGTTGATCCAGTTACTTTATCAAAGTTAGAGCAATTGGATAATGTTGAATTTTTAATGAACTCAATTGTTAAACAAGTTAATGGTAAAGACAAGGTTGAGTCAGTTGAAATTCAAAATATTTTAACAAATGAAATAAAAACATTAAGTGTTACTGGATTATTTCCATATATTGGCGCAACACCTGTAACTCAATTTTTAGATAATTTGAACTTAAATAAAAGTGAAGGATATTTAACAGGGGATTCAAAACTAAAATCAAATATAAAGGGCTTATTTATTGCAGGAGATGTAAGAGACGTACCTTTAAGACAAATTGCAATTGCTGCAGGAGATGGCGCTTTAGCTGGTCAAATGGCAGTAAATTATGTTCAAGAGTTATAATTAAGTAAAATTAAGGAGATAATATGAAAATTAAAAATTTGAGTTTTAATAATTTCAAACTTAGTTCAGATAAAACAAAAATAATTTCGATGACCTTATGAGTTTCATTTTTTGTGATCGTTATTGTGTTAATGTCTGTTTTTTGAAAAACAAGTAATGTTGAATGAAAGCAAGGGACTTCATTCTCAGAACCAGTTCATTATGGTGGCATAGAAGCTTCATATGGTGGAATTTCAATTTATCCTATGGCAATGACTCTTGGCATGTTTGTCGCAATTATTTTTACTTTATATAAGTTTTGAAAAAAAGGCTTAAGCATTACTGATTTATCACTTGCTATTATAATTTGTATTCCTGCATCTTTATTTGGTGCAAGTTTCTTTGGAAAATTAAATGCAGAAGCACCAGGTATAAATGCCGGGCAAGTGGGGTTTTGAGGATTATTTGCTTTTTGAAAGGCAGGCATGGCAATTCATGGAGGAGTTTATGGTGGTCTTATTGCAGGAATGATTCTTTTCTACTTTGTAGGTAGAAAGACAAAAACTTCAATGTTAGTTTATGCTGATGCGATAGTTCCAAATATTTTACTTGGTCAAGCAATTGGTAGATGAGGAAACTTCTTTAATCATGAAGTAATGGGTTCTCCAGTTGGTGTAGTTGCCCACAAAGAAGCAGGATGAGGAACAATAAGCAATGTAAACTGAGAAAAGGTTGAAGACGTTTTGAATTTACCAAAATGAATTACTAGAAATTTAATGGTTGAAGCTAAAGTTGATATGCCTAAATTTGGAATTCAATCTGGTGACCTTGTTCAATTATCTCCTATTTTTTTATACGAATCTTTAAGTCTATTAGTTGTTTGATTTATTATAACTTTTGCAATTCCAAACATAACTAAATTAGTAAGCAAAAAACCTTGAAAAGTAGAAACTGGTAAATATAATTACAGCTTTAAATTTTCAGTTAAACAATGATTTATGCCTTGAATTAAATCAGATGACAAAATTCAATCAAGTAGAGATATTTGAGATTTAGCTTATTTTAAAAATATTGATGAAGATTCTAAGCAACAATACATAAGAAGTTTAGAACAAGATTATAAAAAATATTCAAAGCCTAAAGAAATTAATAGAGCAAATAATTTAAATAGTTATATATCAACAAAAGCAGGGGTCGAATGTTTTGCATATTTCTTTGCATGAAATTTTGTAAGATTTTTTTTAGAATTAGATAGACCTGATGATCACTTGTTTGTTATGTATAATAAACCGTTATCATTAGCATTAATAATGGTTTCTGCATTAATTGGTTTAATTGGAATGTTTGTAGCTCAATACGTGCTGCCAAACTTAATTAGAAAAAATGGATATTTATATGAAAAGGAATATTTTGCATTAAATTAATAAAAAGGAGTGAGAAATTATGTCATTTGCATTAAAAGTTAAAGAAGAAGTAATTTCACACACTTTTGAAGATGATCTTGCAAAAGCTTTTTTGTCAGGTTTTATAAAATATAATGCTGAATTAATTTGAAGTTCTGGAAACGAAAAATTAAAGTTATCTTCGATTAGTAATAAAATAGCTAGAAATATATTTAGTCTTTGTAAAAAGATGTTTAATGGGCACATTGAAATATCAGTTTCTCAAACTCAAACTTTAAAACAAAATAAGACATTTCAAATAACATTGATTGGTAAAATTTCTGATTTTCTTAAATCTTTAAATATTTGAGATGAAAGTAACTCGAAAATAATAGATTTTAAACCTTTAAAAATTAAGGTAAAAAAAGAAGAACTTACTAATTTAAAAAGAGCTTATATGGCTGGAGTTTTTGTTGCTGTTGGTTCAGTTAATTCACCTGAAACAACAAATTATCATCTTGAATTACAATTCAAAGAAGAATTATCAGCAAAATATATTGTAGAACTTATGAATAATTATGGTTTTGATTTCAAAGTTTTAAAAAGAAATGAAAAGTTATTTATTTGTTATATTAAAAAAGCAATTATGGTTTCAGATTTTTTGAAATTTGTTGATGCTTATCAAGCAGTTATGAGTTTTGAAAATGAAAGAATTATGAGAGACGTTTCAAACAATGTAAATAGAGTTAATAACATTGATATTTCAAATGAAAAAAAAGCATTAACTACGGGTTTAAAGCAGATTGAGCAAATTAGCAAAATACAATCAAATTTTGGAATGAAAAAATTATCAGAAAAAGCAGTTCATCTTTGTGATTTAAGAATTCAAAACCCAAATGCATCTTATTCTGAACTGACTGAATTAATGAACGAGAACGGGTTTGAAATAACAAAATCTGGAATTAGTAATTTATTCAAAATTATTGAAAAACTTAGCGCTGAATTTAAAAATTAGACAAAATTACTTTTTTGTTGTTTAATTATATTAGGAAAAAAGGCGGAAAGAAAAATGAATAAATACGAAAACGAAAACGCGTTGCTTTTGATAGTGGCAAAAAACTTAAAAAAAATTAGACAAGCCAAAAAAATAAGCCAAGAAGAGCTTGGTTTTAGATGCGGAATTTCTAAAAATTATATTTCAGACTTTGAAAGAGGAAGAAGAAATATAACATTAAAGGTTTTTCAAAAAATTGTTGAAGGATTAAATGTTCAACCAGAAGAACTTCTAAAAACCCACTCTAAATAGTGGGTTTTATAGTATTAAAATAGAAAATGTAGTAATATTAAATAAATAAAAAACAAAAAGGAGAATATAATATGAGTTCATCAACAGCACAAATTATAATTTTAGTTATTGAAATAGTTGCAATGATTGTTTCTATCATTATGATTTTAATTGGTATTTTTCAAAATAAAAATTCACAAAGTGGTTTGAGTGCATTAAATGGTGGAAATGATGAATTATTTTCAAATTCAAAGGAACGTGGTTTAGATAAAACTCTTTCAAATTGAATGATGACATTAGGTATAATTTTCTTCACTGTTGCTTTAACAGCATGTATATTGACAAATATCTTTTTATAATTAAAAAATAAAAAGGAGTAGAAATGAGACTTCGATTAATAATAAAACAATCTTGAAAAGATTATAAAAACAAAGGTATTTTGTACCTAGTTTTTATTTTATTTTTGACAATTGTTTTAGGTGTTATTTTGGGAATAATTTCTTTTTTAACATATGCTGAATTTAATTTAAATCAAGCTTACCAAACTCGCTATGCAGGCCAGATATATGTCTCAAATAATTTAGCAAGTCAAGAAAAATACAAAAGTGATCCTTCTGAGTTAGATCCTGAGTTGGAATTTGGTTCAATAATTGATAAAAATGGAAAATTAAGAGAATATATACTTTCAAATATTTATGAAGAAACAAAAAATGAAATAACTTTTGACAAGCTAGAATATACAATCAATTCTTATATTGATTTTTTAGGAAAGTATGCAAAAGGAAATATTGAAAATTTTAGCAATTGAATTGATGAAGAAAAAATAAATGAATATCATGGATATAAAATTGAAGATATAAGAATATTTAAAAAGATAAATGATGATTTAGATAAAAATTTATCGTATATATCTGGTGAGTTAATGTTGCTTTACTATTATGATACTTTAACTGATTTTGACTTTTGAGCATATCCAAATAGATGAGGGTTGACTGATGAATTTAAAAATTCAATAATTGTAACTTTAAGTCCAAGCTATGAAAATAACTTTAAAACTTTAGAAGAATATGAAGAACATCCTGAATTTCATAGATCCTCTGCAAATGACTTTGTTGTTTACGAAGATAGGGACACTAAAAGCTTTTCAAGTAAAGATCAAGAAAAAATTTACAAAGGTGAATTTGTTTATGTTACACCAAAGTACCTAGAAGTAAATAATTTATCTATTGGAGATAAAGTTAATTATATTTATAATGATTCATATTTTGAAATGATAATAAAAGGAACTATGATAACTCCACATAGTACAACCATGAATGATAATCAAGGAAATGTTCTTTTTGATTATAGAGGGTATCAGAAAGCATTTGATAGTAAAAGACTTAATAATCAAAAACTATTAGTACTTGAGCAAAATAATAGCGTTTCATATACATATGAAAAATTATCAAAAAGCTTAAATGAAAACTTTGTTATGAAGGGATATGGCATTGAACCTCAAACAAAATACGAGCAAATCTATTTAATTTGAGATAATTCATTTCAAGATAACGTTTTTACAATAACTTTGTTTTTATTAAATAAAATTCTCACTATTGTAATAATTGGATTAATACTGGTTGTTTTCATTGTATTTTATTTTATGTCTGAAAACTTTTTAAGACTTCAGAGACAAACTTTTTATAATTTAAAAGCGATGGGATGTAATAATTTTTCGTTAACTCTAATTTCCTCAATATCAGCAATATTACCAATAATTATTTCGTTCATTCTTTCATTTTTTATTGTTATTCCAATGTCAAACATGCTTTCAACCGCTGTTAAAACAGCATTTTCATTTTATTGACCAACAATAATGATTACGTGAAAGTTTGTAATGTTTTCATTTTTAATTCTATTTATGATATTCAGCATATTCTTATTTAATAATTTTATTGTACTAAGTGGTAGAAAATCAAAAATAAATAAATTTAAAGAAAGTAAAAAACCTTCTGCTCCTATAATATACATTAAGAAATTTATGTTGCCTTTACCAAGCAGAACTAGAATTGGATTGTCATTTGCATTACTTAATATAGCTAAGAATATTTATTGTTTTATTATACTTATGCTAGCCTTTTCAGTAATTCTATTTACTTTTCAATTTAATGTATCCGTTAAAAATTCTGCAAATTCAATGGTTGAGTTTGCATATCCTGATGTATCAATAAAATATCAAAGCAAATGATGAGATTTACAAGAAAATAAAGACGAAAAAACTCAAACCATAACGTATAGTTCATCTAATGATCAAATATTGGGTTATGACAAAATGGAAGATTTTATTAAGATTAGAACAAGTGATGATTTTATTAACATGTTAGTGTTTACAACTCTAAATATTGATGTTCCGCATTCTCTAACAGGTACTTCAACCAATGACTTAGGTAACTATATTTTAACTGGTGACTATATATGAGATTTGGCAAATTCTGCAAATTCAGAAGAGTCATTTAATTTGATTTTGGATGTTGTAATTTTAAAAGTAAATAAATTACATGATGACAAAATAATTTCAGAAAAAAATAAGAATGAAGCTGTAAATTGAATTAATTCAAATAGAGAAAAAATTTGAAAGTACTACAAAATTTTTCAAGATTATATATTCACTATGAAGGTTAACATGACAAATCTTGGTTTAAATGAAACTTCACAGTTACCAATTAATTTATTATTTGGTAAAACTTTTATTCAGCCTGATAAGAAAAGTTATTGAAGTTCAGGTGTGTCTTTTTCAAGTATTGCTGATGGTTCTTTTAGAGGGCAAGCAACAGCTGTTTCAGCAAGTAGAAATCAAAATCAAAAATCTTTTGGAAAAACAAGTGAGCTTTATAAACAGAGCACAATAACTGAAATTACAATGAACAATAAAACAAATGCAAAAGCATTGAATGTTGAAATATCTAGACCGCTATTTGATAGAATGGGTTTTAGTGTAGGAGACACAATGCTAATGAGTGTAGATTCTCTTAAAACAGATTATTTTGAAGATATAAGAATACCAATAAGAATATCTGGTATTCAAAAAAATGATCTTTTAACCCCAAATGTCTATTTTGAAAAAACAGATTATTTTGAAGTTCTTAAATATACATTATTAAATAGAGCTGTTGCCTTTGATAATCAATCAGCATATTCAACTATATTAGATGATAATCAAATTATATCTGCAGAATGAAATAGTTACCTAGAGTTTATAGATGATACTATTAAAAAATCAGGATCAATTAATCATGAGGATACTTTAGTTTTAAATAATGCTCAATTTTCAACAGATGATTTACCTGTAAATTTAAGGTTTTTAACTATACCTAGATTAACAAACACCACTGCTAAAAGCGAGTCGTCAGAAAATGTTGATTTAGAGAGAACGGATCTTCTAAGCTATATTGATGGTGATATTGATAGTTTTTGATCTTCAAAAAATGGTATATACCTAAATTCAATATCAAATGATATATGAAACTATAGATTAATAAGAGATGCTATTCTTAAAAAAGCTGAGCCATTCCAAAAGGTAATGAGAGCAATAGATCAAGCATTGGTAGGAATGGTAATAGCAATATCATTGGTGTTGATATCACTTATTTTAATGGAAAATAAAAATACGATTATTTTATTTAAATCTCTTGGTTATAGACCCAGAGAAATTAATAAATATTTAGTTACAGGATATTTTATATCGGCTTTTATGGCTATTATGGGAGCTATAGTCATTAATAAGTTTCTAATTGAAAAATTGTCCCCACTAATAAATGAAAGCGCAGGAATTTCATTAGTATATGTTCTAAGCTATTCATATATTTTATACGCAATTATTCTATTTATTGGATTTGTATTTTTAGTATGAGGTTCAATAAAAATTTACACACGCAGACAAAAAGCAAAAGAAATAATAACATAGGAGAAAAAAATGATTTACATAAATAAAGAAAAACAAGAAATAAGTGTTAAAGCAGTAGCTGATAATTCACAAAATAAAATTATTAAAAATAAAGCTGGAACAGCAACATTGATTTCAGAAGACAAAATAATATATGTTGTTTTAAAAGAAGGAGAAGATACATTTGAAGAGCAAATTTCATCAGCTATTAAAAGTATCATTTCTTCATTTGACTTTAATTTAGATATTGAAATGTCATCTTTTTTTAAACTAGCTAATAAATTAAGTAAGGAAAAAATAATTAGAATAGTATATGAAACAATATCTTTTGAAAAGCATGTTGGTTTATCAACATCAAAAGAAGAAAATTTTTCATATAATCTTTTGGTTAATGAAGATTACGATAAATTATTTAAAGAACTTGAACTAACAACTGAATACACAAATTATGCAAGAGATTTGCAAGATACTCCACCAAATATTGGAACAAGTGAGTATTATGCAGAAAAAATATCAAAAGATGCATCAAACATTGATGGATTAAAAGTTACTGTTTTAGGTAAAAAAGAAGCCGAAAAATTAGGAATGGGATTATTTTTAGCAGTTAACGCTGGTTCAGCTCATGAAGCGAAAGTTGTTGTAATGGAATATTGTGGAGATTCAACACAACCCAAAACAGGACTAGTTGGGAAAGGGATTTGTTTTGACTCTGGAGGATATAACTTAAAACCTTCAAATTATATGGAAGGAATGAAATTTGATATGTCTGGAGCAGCTGTAGTTTTATCAGCAACAATGGCTTTGGCAAAAGCCAAATCAAAAGCAAACATTGTAGCTGTGGGAATGTTCACAGATAATAAAATAGGTAAGAATGCAACACTCCCTGATTCCGTAGTAACTTCAATGAGTGGAAAAAAAGTTTTAATTTTTGATACGGATGCAGAAGGAAGACTAGTGTTAGCAGATGGTATTAGTTATGTTGTTAAAGAGAAAAATGTAGATCAAGTTATTGATGCCTCTACTTTAACAGGAACTGTGTTATTTGCATTAGGGCACAATGCTACTGGGGCATTTTCACATTCAGAAGAATTAATTAATAAATTAAATATTGCTTCTGAAAGTTCAGGCGAAAGATTTTGAAGATTACCAATCTTTAAAGAACATTTAAAACAAGTTAAAAAAGATGCAGCACCATTAGCAGATTTAACAAATGCTTGTCGTGTAAGATATGAAGATTGTTCTTACGCAGCTGCTTTCTTAAATGAATTTGCTGAAAATAAACCTTTCTTGCATTTAGATATTGCAGGAACTGCTGATAAAGAAAATAAAGGTCAGGGTGTTTTAGTTAAAACTTTATTTGAAATGTTTAAATAAAAGTGGGTAATTCCACTTTTTCTTGTTTTAACCTATTATTGTTTTACTTATTAAGTGATATAATTTTTTGTAAATAGAAAGATGGTATATATTTATGATTACATTAAATAAAACAAATCACGAAATTAAATTTATTGCTGTTGCAGATAACAAAGGTAATGAATTTATTAAAGATAGTGCAGGAGCTGTGACTTTAATTTCAGAAGACAAAACAATCTATTTAGTTATTAAACAAAAAGGATGCAGAGTAAAACAAATTAAGGCAGGCTTAAAAGCAGCTTTAGCAAATTACAAATATAACTTAAACATTGAATTGGATTCAATTATTAACTTAATGGGAGAAGAACACAGCGAATTAGTATTTAACACTGTTTATGAAACAATTGCGTTTTTATCTCATGATGTAGTAACTTATAAAAAAGATTCAAAATCATCAAAAGTAGAATTTAACATTGTTACAAAAAAAGATTTCAATGAATTAGAAAAGTCAGCATTGATTAAAACTGAAATGATTAATTATGCAAGAGATTTACAAGATACTCCACCAAATATTGGGACAAGTGAATATTATGCAGAAAAAATATCAAAAGATGCAGCAACTATTGATGGATTAAAAGTTACTGTTTTAGGTAAAAAAGAAGCGGAACAATTTGGAATGGGATTATTCTTAGGAGTTAATGCAGGTTCAGCTCATGAGCCAAAAATTGTTGTAATGGAATATTGTGGAGATGCAACACAACCAAAAACAGGATTAGTTGGAAAAGGGATTTGCTTTGACTCTGGAGGGTATAACTTAAAACCATCAGCTTCAATGCAAGGAATGAAATTTGACATGTCTGGTGCTGCAATTATGTTATCAGCAACAATGGCATTAGCAAAAGCAAAAGCAAAAGCAAATATTGTTGCAGTTGGAATGTTTACAGACAATAAGATTGGAACAACAGCTACTTTACCAGAATCAGTTTTAACATCAATGAATGGTTTAACTGTTGAAATCAACAATACAGATGCAGAAGGAAGATTAGTATTAGCTGATGGAATGACTTATGCAATTAGAGAAAAAGGTGTTGAAAGAATTATTGAAGCTTCAACATTAACAGGGGCACTATTAGTGGTTTTAGGAAATTCAGCAATTGGTGCATTTACACATCAAGATGAATTATGACATACTTTTGAAGCAGCTTCACTAAAAACTAGAGAAAGAATGTGACGTTTACCAATCTATGAAGAACATTTAGAAAGAGTGAAGGCAGGAGCAATCTTAGGAGATCTTTCAAATGCTGTTAAAGGTTATGAAGGAAGTTCAACTGCGGCAGCATTCTTAAATGAATTTGCAGAAGAAAAACAATTTATTCACTTTGATATTGCTGGAACAGCAGATATTGATGGTCGTGGACAAGGTATTTTAATTAAAACATTATTTGAAGTTTTAAAATAATTAATTTTTTTAATCATAAGTATTAAAGCTTATGATTTTTTTAAATAGAAATGAGAATTTGCATGATAACAATTAATAATAAAAACTTAAAGTATAAGCTTGTAGCTATAAACAATGAATCATCAAATAAGCAAGTTGATTTTGAACCTGGAAAAGTTAGTTTTATTAGCGAAGAAAATACTTTCTACTTAGTTATAAAAAAAGATTCTATGTCAAATTTAAGACAAGTTAAATTAGGAATGTCAGAATTTATTAAAAATTCAAAGGGTGATACAACAATAAATTTTGATACTTTTAAACTTGCCTTACCTGAAATCTCACCTGAAGTACTTTTTAATGTTATATTTGAAATAATTTCATTTGAGACTCATGAAAAAATTACTTATAAAAAAGAGAATAAAATAAATAATTTTGTATTTAATATTGAAGCGGAAGAATATGATGATTTATATAAAGAAAACCTTATTAAAAATAAATATGTAAATTATGCAAGGGACTTACAAGATTTTCCGCCAAATATTGGAACAAGTAATTTTTATGGTGAAAAAATATCAAAAGATGCAATAAACATCGAAGGATTAAAAGTTTCAGTTTTAAAAAATAGAGAATTAAAAAATTTAAATATGAACTTAGTTTTAGCTGTGAATGCTGGATCAAATCATGAAGCAAACGTTGTTGTTTTAGAATACAATAATAATCCAGGTGGTGAAAAAATTGCATTAGTTGGAAAAGGGATTTGCTTTGACACTGGAGGTTATGATTTAAAACCTTCAACGTTTATTGAGGGAATGAAATTTGATATGACTGGTGCTGCGATTGTTGTGTCTATAGCAATGGCTTTAGCCGAAGCAAAGGCAAAAGTTAACTTTGTAGCCATAGGTCTTTTTACTGATAATTTAATAGGAACAAAAGCAACTTTACCAGAGTCAGTCTTAAAATCAAAAAATGGTTTAACTGTTGAAGTTAACAATACTGATGCAGAAGGAAGATTAATTTTGGCTGATGGTATAACATATGCTATTAAAGAAAAAAATGCTGATAAAATTTATGATATTGCAACCCTAACAGGAGCAACTGCTATGGCTCTTGGGGAATCTGCATCAGGTGTATTTACAGAATTTGATGAAATGTGAGAAAATCTTGAAAATGCTTCTAAATACACTACAGAAAGATTTTGAAGATTACCTATTTTTGAAGATCATAAAGAACAAGTTCAAAATGATTCAATTTTGGCTGACTTAACTAATTCGTGTAATAAAGGACCTGGTGGTTCAACTGCAGCAGCATTCTTGACGTTCTTTGCAGAGGATAAAAAATTCTTACACATTGATTGTTCAAGAGTTGTTAGGGTTGGCCTTAAAGGCCAAGGTTATATTGTTAAAACAATCTTTGAAGCATTAAAAAATTATTAGAGCTTTAAGTTATAATATTAGAAAGAAATAAATGAGGAAACAATATGAAAATCAATACTTGAACATTTTATGATGCTAAAAACTTAGTAGATGTACAAATGAATCCGCTTTTAAGTGGAGATATCGTATTCTTGGTTTTAAGACCAGATATTAATCAACCAAATAGGTTATTAGGTTTTGGATTGCCAAAAGAGAAATCAGCAACTGTTATTGTAGATTTACAAAATAAAGAATTAACTCACGACGATGTTTATGCAATTTTTAAAGGGAATTTAGGAATAACTGATACAAAAAACA
This window of the Mesoplasma chauliocola genome carries:
- the trxB gene encoding thioredoxin-disulfide reductase, with the protein product MKKHTNDNLKDILIIGGGPAGLTAGVYAARSGMKTIILEKEAPGGKMVKTDTIENYPGFDSIKGPDLALKMYMQVINLGAEFVYDEVVKIEKQDDFFVVSTRSGQTIEALSVIIATGTLENKLGIPGEEELYGKGVSYCAVCDGAFHKGNPVAIVGGGYSAVEEGIYLSKFVSKLYVIVRKDHFRVDPVTLSKLEQLDNVEFLMNSIVKQVNGKDKVESVEIQNILTNEIKTLSVTGLFPYIGATPVTQFLDNLNLNKSEGYLTGDSKLKSNIKGLFIAGDVRDVPLRQIAIAAGDGALAGQMAVNYVQEL
- a CDS encoding prolipoprotein diacylglyceryl transferase, with product MKIKNLSFNNFKLSSDKTKIISMTLWVSFFVIVIVLMSVFWKTSNVEWKQGTSFSEPVHYGGIEASYGGISIYPMAMTLGMFVAIIFTLYKFWKKGLSITDLSLAIIICIPASLFGASFFGKLNAEAPGINAGQVGFWGLFAFWKAGMAIHGGVYGGLIAGMILFYFVGRKTKTSMLVYADAIVPNILLGQAIGRWGNFFNHEVMGSPVGVVAHKEAGWGTISNVNWEKVEDVLNLPKWITRNLMVEAKVDMPKFGIQSGDLVQLSPIFLYESLSLLVVWFIITFAIPNITKLVSKKPWKVETGKYNYSFKFSVKQWFMPWIKSDDKIQSSRDIWDLAYFKNIDEDSKQQYIRSLEQDYKKYSKPKEINRANNLNSYISTKAGVECFAYFFAWNFVRFFLELDRPDDHLFVMYNKPLSLALIMVSALIGLIGMFVAQYVLPNLIRKNGYLYEKEYFALN
- the whiA gene encoding DNA-binding protein WhiA yields the protein MSFALKVKEEVISHTFEDDLAKAFLSGFIKYNAELIWSSGNEKLKLSSISNKIARNIFSLCKKMFNGHIEISVSQTQTLKQNKTFQITLIGKISDFLKSLNIWDESNSKIIDFKPLKIKVKKEELTNLKRAYMAGVFVAVGSVNSPETTNYHLELQFKEELSAKYIVELMNNYGFDFKVLKRNEKLFICYIKKAIMVSDFLKFVDAYQAVMSFENERIMRDVSNNVNRVNNIDISNEKKALTTGLKQIEQISKIQSNFGMKKLSEKAVHLCDLRIQNPNASYSELTELMNENGFEITKSGISNLFKIIEKLSAEFKN
- a CDS encoding helix-turn-helix domain-containing protein; this encodes MNKYENENALLLIVAKNLKKIRQAKKISQEELGFRCGISKNYISDFERGRRNITLKVFQKIVEGLNVQPEELLKTHSK
- the secG gene encoding preprotein translocase subunit SecG, with protein sequence MSSSTAQIIILVIEIVAMIVSIIMILIGIFQNKNSQSGLSALNGGNDELFSNSKERGLDKTLSNWMMTLGIIFFTVALTACILTNIFL
- a CDS encoding ABC transporter permease gives rise to the protein MRLRLIIKQSWKDYKNKGILYLVFILFLTIVLGVILGIISFLTYAEFNLNQAYQTRYAGQIYVSNNLASQEKYKSDPSELDPELEFGSIIDKNGKLREYILSNIYEETKNEITFDKLEYTINSYIDFLGKYAKGNIENFSNWIDEEKINEYHGYKIEDIRIFKKINDDLDKNLSYISGELMLLYYYDTLTDFDFWAYPNRWGLTDEFKNSIIVTLSPSYENNFKTLEEYEEHPEFHRSSANDFVVYEDRDTKSFSSKDQEKIYKGEFVYVTPKYLEVNNLSIGDKVNYIYNDSYFEMIIKGTMITPHSTTMNDNQGNVLFDYRGYQKAFDSKRLNNQKLLVLEQNNSVSYTYEKLSKSLNENFVMKGYGIEPQTKYEQIYLIWDNSFQDNVFTITLFLLNKILTIVIIGLILVVFIVFYFMSENFLRLQRQTFYNLKAMGCNNFSLTLISSISAILPIIISFILSFFIVIPMSNMLSTAVKTAFSFYWPTIMITWKFVMFSFLILFMIFSIFLFNNFIVLSGRKSKINKFKESKKPSAPIIYIKKFMLPLPSRTRIGLSFALLNIAKNIYCFIILMLAFSVILFTFQFNVSVKNSANSMVEFAYPDVSIKYQSKWWDLQENKDEKTQTITYSSSNDQILGYDKMEDFIKIRTSDDFINMLVFTTLNIDVPHSLTGTSTNDLGNYILTGDYIWDLANSANSEESFNLILDVVILKVNKLHDDKIISEKNKNEAVNWINSNREKIWKYYKIFQDYIFTMKVNMTNLGLNETSQLPINLLFGKTFIQPDKKSYWSSGVSFSSIADGSFRGQATAVSASRNQNQKSFGKTSELYKQSTITEITMNNKTNAKALNVEISRPLFDRMGFSVGDTMLMSVDSLKTDYFEDIRIPIRISGIQKNDLLTPNVYFEKTDYFEVLKYTLLNRAVAFDNQSAYSTILDDNQIISAEWNSYLEFIDDTIKKSGSINHEDTLVLNNAQFSTDDLPVNLRFLTIPRLTNTTAKSESSENVDLERTDLLSYIDGDIDSFWSSKNGIYLNSISNDIWNYRLIRDAILKKAEPFQKVMRAIDQALVGMVIAISLVLISLILMENKNTIILFKSLGYRPREINKYLVTGYFISAFMAIMGAIVINKFLIEKLSPLINESAGISLVYVLSYSYILYAIILFIGFVFLVWGSIKIYTRRQKAKEIIT
- a CDS encoding M17 family metallopeptidase → MIYINKEKQEISVKAVADNSQNKIIKNKAGTATLISEDKIIYVVLKEGEDTFEEQISSAIKSIISSFDFNLDIEMSSFFKLANKLSKEKIIRIVYETISFEKHVGLSTSKEENFSYNLLVNEDYDKLFKELELTTEYTNYARDLQDTPPNIGTSEYYAEKISKDASNIDGLKVTVLGKKEAEKLGMGLFLAVNAGSAHEAKVVVMEYCGDSTQPKTGLVGKGICFDSGGYNLKPSNYMEGMKFDMSGAAVVLSATMALAKAKSKANIVAVGMFTDNKIGKNATLPDSVVTSMSGKKVLIFDTDAEGRLVLADGISYVVKEKNVDQVIDASTLTGTVLFALGHNATGAFSHSEELINKLNIASESSGERFWRLPIFKEHLKQVKKDAAPLADLTNACRVRYEDCSYAAAFLNEFAENKPFLHLDIAGTADKENKGQGVLVKTLFEMFK